One genomic region from Thunnus maccoyii chromosome 16, fThuMac1.1, whole genome shotgun sequence encodes:
- the LOC121881206 gene encoding uncharacterized protein LOC121881206: MRERDFMPNMERGKPATYTGDKKAKMAAKTNKKWVRLATVFAYVLSVSLAAIILAIYYSLIWKPTSASSSAGKPGVPGEVTPSANISTNISTNSNVSEWNSTQTGMLSFNQTRQGTTPHSLWVDTAESVAVSPRGAGAEIAHSQQEEGLYASSHGHRSAGATERSGTLGRETHASQPGVSHYVPSSSGESGAALNEDAEAHRQGDGATEKHDPDQASADAVTVPPTSPTSGAGQRGD; the protein is encoded by the coding sequence ATGAGAGAGCGGGACTTCATGCCCAATATGGAGAGGGGCAAACCTGCTACTTATACAGGGGACAAAAAGGCTAAGATGGCTGCTAAGACTAACAAGAAGTGGGTGAGACTAGCCACTGTTTTTGCATATGTATTGTCCGTGTCCTTAGCAGCCATTATCCTGGCAATTTACTACAGCCTGATCTGGAAACCGACCAGTGCATCCTCTTCTGCGGGGAAGCCGGGGGTGCCTGGAGAGGTCACCCCCTCCGCAAACATCTCAACTAATATTTCCACAAACAGCAACGTCTCAGAGTGGAACTCTACACAGACAGGGATGCTATCTTTCAACCAGACCAGGCAGGGCACAACCCCACACAGTCTTTGGGTCGACACAGCCGAGAGTGTGGCCGTCTCCCCGCGCGGTGCTGGAGCAGAAATTGCGCACTCACAGCAGGAGGAAGGACTCTACGCATCTTCCCACGGTCACAGAAGCGCGGGAGCCACAGAGAGATCGGGCACTTTGGGTAGAGAGACACATGCGTCTCAGCCCGGAGTGAGTCACTACGTGCCGTCAAGCTCCGGGGAGTCCGGCGCTGCGCTTAATGAGGACGCGGAGGCGCACAGACAGGGCGACGGGGCGACTGAGAAACACGACCCCGATCAGGCGTCTGCAGATGCTGTCACCGTTCCTCCAACATCGCCGACGAGCGGAGCCGGCCAGAGAGGAGACTGA